In Pararge aegeria chromosome 7, ilParAegt1.1, whole genome shotgun sequence, the DNA window GTCAGGACCATATATTAGTTGCCAACAGAGCATATCTAATGCTCTCTTATAACTTCGCGTTATTTTTGGTGTCTGCAATAATAGTCCAAGTGCTATAAAACTAGCActgttacttttattataaaaaactgaaCATTTCCCTCGATTAGGGCGCATTTCCATTGGTGGATAATTTTGATGTCGAGTACCGTGTGATAGAGGCcaatgaaaatctccagttgcCCATACTAACGGCCAATGGGAATGCGCCATTAATTGGAGGGCATTTATCACAGATTGTTGTCTATTgatttaaaatagaatttagatgttattaaaatttttgaatttgaattccaTTGAAGCGGTTGTCTTGGACTAAAATTGCTTCGCTGACGGGTACAGGGGCAAAGAAAAGGAATGCCACGTTACATCCAAAAATAAATGAGAACTGGAATTTAGATATTCGTATATAGTTGTTGTTTCATACAATTTAAACATCCACAAATTCAAAGCCTTCAAAATGCAATGGAGAGATATGTTGGAAGTCTCTCTTCGGGACGAgaattgcaaaaaataaatccgtaggagaaccaaagtcaccgacatagctcaaagggcTCAAAAGTGGAAGTGGGTGTTGGGGCCAACACGTTTTAGAGTGGTAACCGCAaatcggtaaacgcagtgtgAAATGACCTTCAGCCTTCTGGACAGATGATATCAGAAAGGTGTCAAGGTGTAAAAAGCATTGGTGGCACACTCTTGCTAAGACCcaattccagcagtggacactTGTAAGGTTTGATTTCGTTTCAGTGGCATTCCATCTTTGCCCCTGTacagtttcattttattttatttcatcttcctattcctattatttatattttttaccagtatcaaatcaaatttaatttcGTAAATTCAAATAACAGTGAGGTTAAATTCACTGTACACAAACCCTAAATTAAACTGACAGGTTAAGATGTAATATCCTTTGCTCAGATGAAAATGCGTATGAGGGAGGACACAAATATACGTATCTCTCTCTGTCACACGCAAGTAAAgtcaaactttatttattataattatctctTTTAGTTTATCTTTGTTAAGAATACTTTCGAATTCGTGTACAGCAATTTTACCACCAGTATCTCTAATGTATTTTACCTGCATAGTGTCCTTTACAATTTTGAACTCGAACttaaccttaattttcttaGCCATAAATAAGTGAACTTATCAGATTTTGAAATTATcagaacaatattttaaaaaatatctcaatTGTTATTGAACGCCTAGTTTTTTCCAAATATAtgtgaaagaaatattttataatttaattgacaGATGTATTTGAGCataaatttgtttgtatagaCAATTACGAAAATACATTTTCGAGTAAGCATAATTTGGCAACGAGTAAAGTCGGATTTCTGTTATTGTCACATTCTAACCTTGAATAGTATAAAAAGGTGTGTGGCTGAACAAGACTGacttatattttcaaaaaaatctgGACACTATGcaggtaataaatataaaatttttggtttaaataaaacatattaccCGGATAAGTGGAACTTAAATTGTAAGTTACCTTCAAAATTATATCTTCAGAAAGGCTGGGGCTCCTCCTGCTTCACTCCCATCTCTCGAAGCAGGTCTTCGATTCCTTCTGGAATCCGTCCCTGGTCGAGCTCTTTGTTCCATTGATAGtactgaaaaaagaaaataagaataaCGTGGATTCTTTGGATTCTGTGGGTCGGGTCTACTTAAAAATCATAGTCATCATATAAttccattatcggcccactaaagggcacggttctcctcccataatgagaaggggttaaggccgtagttcaccaagctggcccagtgcggattggtggactcctcacagcattatggagagctctaaGGATACAGGTcacctcgcgatgttttccttcaccgttgaagcatgtgatattttgataacttaaaacgcacataaattagaacagttagaggtgcgtgctgggattcgaactcggccccccgtaaTTGAAGTACCAAAAGCCGATCTCCGCTTACCTCGtataactttttctttttttttcaactacaggttagcctttgagtgcaatctcacaggtggtaagtgacgatgcagtctaagatggtagcgggctacctgttagggagcaagggagcatggtagtcatacctaatcggtttctacacgacatcgtgccggaacactaaatcgctttgcggtacgtctttgtcggtaactagccagaccagaccagagaaaattcaaaaataaaaaaaaagcctaaattgcccctgccggcaaTCGAACCAGGGTCCTCCGTACTTAAATTCAcggcactcaccgttgcgccagggaggtcgtcaccCGTCAAGGTTGTTAATGAAATGTAAGTGTTTGCAAATAAAGTTAAACTTACTTTCTCGAGTTCTTTTCTCAGTGATAGAACGGAGCGTTCGCGGTCTGCCACGAGTTCCTCTAGATATTGGTAGCGCAACTTCTTCCGAGCACGGCATTCGCGAGCCGACTGTCTGCTTCTTTCTGAAATGATCACGAATTGTTTTTATAGATGAACTTCTTTTGAATCATTGTCGTTTGAAACTCGATGAACGAGAACGATGAAGTAATAAACACATAAATGCAGACATGGGTGAACACTCCCACATGATACcgtttagtccaccacgctggcccagtgcggattggtggactccacacgccttttgagaccattatggagaactctcggacatgcaggttcctcacgacgttttccttcgacgttgaagcaagtgatattttattgcttaaagcacatacaagttagaaaagttaagaagtgcgtgctgggatgcgaAGTCGGCATCTCGAAAGTATTTAAAGCctaagtcctaaccactgggctataaccgcccTTTTTCCAACATTACAGTTTAATACAAAACATAGATTAGGGTAGGGCTTCCCAATCTTGgcgccgtagaaagtacagagg includes these proteins:
- the LOC120625201 gene encoding REPTOR-binding partner-like isoform X1; translation: MNMDFEAMSVLEEESQNESLGGAFGSSGTSVQDQGAERREGGKRGRRPGRKALLEKQDMKAKLERSRQSARECRARKKLRYQYLEELVADRERSVLSLRKELEKYYQWNKELDQGRIPEGIEDLLREMGVKQEEPQPF
- the LOC120625201 gene encoding REPTOR-binding partner-like isoform X2; the protein is MPPVWKLRKRESLGGAFGSSGTSVQDQGAERREGGKRGRRPGRKALLEKQDMKAKLERSRQSARECRARKKLRYQYLEELVADRERSVLSLRKELEKYYQWNKELDQGRIPEGIEDLLREMGVKQEEPQPF